From the genome of Caretta caretta isolate rCarCar2 chromosome 27, rCarCar1.hap1, whole genome shotgun sequence, one region includes:
- the HCRT gene encoding hypocretin neuropeptide precursor isoform X3: protein METPNGKLHRPSCLLLLALLCSLAAARQSVPVCCRQKTCPCRVYDLLHGPGKHAAGILTMGKRKSGSRAFQSLLYDLLHGPGKHAAGILTMGKRKSGSWASQSQLYDLLHGPGKHAAGILTMGKRKSGSRAFQSLLYDLLHGPGKHAAGILTVGKRAELAPEQPAPACRAASPGPSGPDTLLPPATCATKSDPTNTRECLGQLGKDSAKGQCGGAARSFS, encoded by the exons ATGGAGACGCCCAACGGCAAG CTCCACAGGCCctcctgcctcctgctcctgGCACTGCTCTGCTCGCTGGCTGCGGCCCGGCAGAGTGTGCCCGTCTGCTGCCGCCAGAAGACCTGCCCATGCCGTGTCTACGACCTGCTGCACGGCCCGGGCAAGCACGCTGCCGGCATCCTCACCATGGGCAAGAGGAAGAGCGGCTCGCGGGCCTTCCAGAGCCTGCTCTACGATCTGCTGCACGGCCCGGGCAAGCATGCTGCCGGCATCCTCACCATGGGCAAGAGGAAGAGCGGCTCGTGGGCCTCCCAGAGCCAGCTCTACGACCTGCTGCACGGCCCGGGCAAGCACGCTGCCGGCATCCTCACCATGGGCAAGAGGAAGAGCGGCTCGCGGGCCTTCCAGAGCCTGCTCTACGATCTGCTGCACGGCCCGGGCAAGCATGCCGCCGGCATCCTCACCGTGGGCAAGCGGGCAGAGCTGGCGCCAGAGCAGCCAGCCCCGGCCTGCCGGGCCGCCtcccccggcccctccggccCCGACACCCTGCTCCCTCCCGCCACGTGTGCCACCAAGTCTGACCCCACCAACACCAGGGAGTGCCTGGGCCAGCTGGGCAAGGACTCGGCCAAGGGCCAGTGCGGGGGGGCTGCAAGGAGCTTTTCCTGA
- the HCRT gene encoding hypocretin neuropeptide precursor isoform X1, producing the protein MAWRSNKPKLGFPSPAPPRQRIFQCPPAVSACRAWRSGGSEVHRATDMCGHASASDSSGTDAARLPGALCWGKLHRPSCLLLLALLCSLAAARQSVPVCCRQKTCPCRVYDLLHGPGKHAAGILTMGKRKSGSRAFQSLLYDLLHGPGKHAAGILTMGKRKSGSWASQSQLYDLLHGPGKHAAGILTMGKRKSGSRAFQSLLYDLLHGPGKHAAGILTVGKRAELAPEQPAPACRAASPGPSGPDTLLPPATCATKSDPTNTRECLGQLGKDSAKGQCGGAARSFS; encoded by the exons ATGGCTTGGAGAAGTAATAAGCCAAAACTGGGGTTTCCATCACCAGCGCCCCCACGACAACGCATATTCCAGTGTCCCCCCGCGGTCTCTGCCTGCAGGGCCTGGCGCTCCGGGGGCTCGGAGGTGCACCGTGCCACGGACATGTGCGGCCACGCCAGCGCCTCTGACTCGTCAGGGACGGATGCGGCTCGGCTGCCGGGCGCCCTTTGTTGGGGCAAG CTCCACAGGCCctcctgcctcctgctcctgGCACTGCTCTGCTCGCTGGCTGCGGCCCGGCAGAGTGTGCCCGTCTGCTGCCGCCAGAAGACCTGCCCATGCCGTGTCTACGACCTGCTGCACGGCCCGGGCAAGCACGCTGCCGGCATCCTCACCATGGGCAAGAGGAAGAGCGGCTCGCGGGCCTTCCAGAGCCTGCTCTACGATCTGCTGCACGGCCCGGGCAAGCATGCTGCCGGCATCCTCACCATGGGCAAGAGGAAGAGCGGCTCGTGGGCCTCCCAGAGCCAGCTCTACGACCTGCTGCACGGCCCGGGCAAGCACGCTGCCGGCATCCTCACCATGGGCAAGAGGAAGAGCGGCTCGCGGGCCTTCCAGAGCCTGCTCTACGATCTGCTGCACGGCCCGGGCAAGCATGCCGCCGGCATCCTCACCGTGGGCAAGCGGGCAGAGCTGGCGCCAGAGCAGCCAGCCCCGGCCTGCCGGGCCGCCtcccccggcccctccggccCCGACACCCTGCTCCCTCCCGCCACGTGTGCCACCAAGTCTGACCCCACCAACACCAGGGAGTGCCTGGGCCAGCTGGGCAAGGACTCGGCCAAGGGCCAGTGCGGGGGGGCTGCAAGGAGCTTTTCCTGA
- the HCRT gene encoding hypocretin neuropeptide precursor isoform X2: MCGHASASDSSGTDAARLPGALCWGKLHRPSCLLLLALLCSLAAARQSVPVCCRQKTCPCRVYDLLHGPGKHAAGILTMGKRKSGSRAFQSLLYDLLHGPGKHAAGILTMGKRKSGSWASQSQLYDLLHGPGKHAAGILTMGKRKSGSRAFQSLLYDLLHGPGKHAAGILTVGKRAELAPEQPAPACRAASPGPSGPDTLLPPATCATKSDPTNTRECLGQLGKDSAKGQCGGAARSFS; the protein is encoded by the exons ATGTGCGGCCACGCCAGCGCCTCTGACTCGTCAGGGACGGATGCGGCTCGGCTGCCGGGCGCCCTTTGTTGGGGCAAG CTCCACAGGCCctcctgcctcctgctcctgGCACTGCTCTGCTCGCTGGCTGCGGCCCGGCAGAGTGTGCCCGTCTGCTGCCGCCAGAAGACCTGCCCATGCCGTGTCTACGACCTGCTGCACGGCCCGGGCAAGCACGCTGCCGGCATCCTCACCATGGGCAAGAGGAAGAGCGGCTCGCGGGCCTTCCAGAGCCTGCTCTACGATCTGCTGCACGGCCCGGGCAAGCATGCTGCCGGCATCCTCACCATGGGCAAGAGGAAGAGCGGCTCGTGGGCCTCCCAGAGCCAGCTCTACGACCTGCTGCACGGCCCGGGCAAGCACGCTGCCGGCATCCTCACCATGGGCAAGAGGAAGAGCGGCTCGCGGGCCTTCCAGAGCCTGCTCTACGATCTGCTGCACGGCCCGGGCAAGCATGCCGCCGGCATCCTCACCGTGGGCAAGCGGGCAGAGCTGGCGCCAGAGCAGCCAGCCCCGGCCTGCCGGGCCGCCtcccccggcccctccggccCCGACACCCTGCTCCCTCCCGCCACGTGTGCCACCAAGTCTGACCCCACCAACACCAGGGAGTGCCTGGGCCAGCTGGGCAAGGACTCGGCCAAGGGCCAGTGCGGGGGGGCTGCAAGGAGCTTTTCCTGA